The Aureitalea marina genome includes a window with the following:
- a CDS encoding XRE family transcriptional regulator — MDPLPIEAQRFKKVREELGFTQQAFATHLGIGATTADIERGKTKLSGKIVMQLLDEYQINPLWLFGKSYTKKADLSGGDVGPKVVTIDQDEQETILLVNQKAAAGYPHNVQDVEWVQSLPTFNFPLPEYRNASYRGFQVEGDSMLPNIRPNDWVLGRAVDNLATASDSRIYIVVLQDSVLVKKLQKIPGSQDRVRLISFNPEYLPIEVAVSDIQELWQVNSRLTFGLEEPTESNLLRQLQNSMNELKGQIRDLQA, encoded by the coding sequence ATGGACCCACTACCAATTGAAGCCCAACGTTTTAAAAAAGTCCGGGAAGAACTCGGTTTTACCCAACAGGCCTTTGCCACTCATTTAGGAATTGGAGCTACTACTGCAGATATCGAACGCGGTAAGACCAAGCTATCCGGAAAGATAGTCATGCAGCTTTTGGACGAGTACCAGATCAACCCGCTGTGGTTGTTCGGTAAAAGCTACACTAAAAAGGCCGATCTCTCCGGTGGGGACGTAGGGCCCAAGGTGGTGACCATCGATCAGGACGAACAAGAGACTATCTTATTGGTCAACCAGAAAGCTGCAGCGGGTTACCCGCACAACGTACAGGATGTCGAATGGGTTCAGAGTTTGCCCACTTTCAATTTTCCCTTGCCGGAATACCGCAATGCGTCCTACAGGGGCTTTCAGGTAGAAGGGGATAGTATGCTGCCCAATATCCGTCCCAACGATTGGGTGCTGGGACGGGCGGTGGACAACCTGGCCACAGCCTCGGACAGCCGTATCTATATAGTGGTCTTGCAAGATTCGGTCTTGGTCAAGAAATTGCAAAAGATTCCTGGGTCCCAAGATCGGGTTCGCCTCATTTCCTTTAACCCGGAATACCTACCCATAGAGGTGGCCGTTTCAGATATTCAGGAACTCTGGCAGGTGAACTCCCGTTTGACCTTTGGCTTGGAAGAGCCCACGGAAAGCAATTTGCTCAGGCAATTGCAGAATTCCATGAATGAATTAAAGGGCCAAATCCGGGATCTGCAGGCATGA
- a CDS encoding O-antigen ligase family protein: MNLTRNNNPFEQVSGQARLARPILLVGIGIATAVSAVIVAKLELLGVIFCLGVVGLAFYLNLIFKNPRLGVLSVLVMGFLATGLSRYVQLPWGLCVDGLIALTYLALFFKGFETKLKWRNAKSGLTLVTVLWMVYVLFQLINPEAVSLEAWFYAMRGLAMYQWLLIPLAFLLFNKPRDLKIFFWIWGILSVLGTLKGFQQFFLGVDPWEQNWLNQGGAETHVLFSKLRIFSFYSDAGQFGASQGHTAVVFGILALFNRHNHRLRMFFVAVALAGLVGMVISGTRGALAVPAIGGIVFLILRKNLPILILGGLLGVGVYIFFAHTNIGQGNAEIRRMRTAFDPNEASLQVRLDNQKKLSGYLASRPFGGGVGSAGNWGQRFTPHTFLANTATDSWYVMIWAETGAVGLSIYLIIILSILVKGAYHVMAKIKDPWLNTQITALVCGMAGIMAASYGNGVFGQFPTGILMYLGMVFMFLAPKWEKQYRNTLKKQLY, translated from the coding sequence ATGAACCTGACTAGGAACAACAACCCTTTTGAGCAGGTTTCCGGGCAAGCACGCCTGGCCAGACCTATTCTGTTGGTTGGCATTGGCATAGCCACTGCAGTATCGGCCGTCATTGTGGCTAAGTTAGAATTGCTAGGTGTGATCTTTTGCCTGGGAGTGGTTGGACTAGCCTTTTACCTGAATTTGATCTTTAAGAACCCCCGGCTGGGCGTACTTTCGGTCCTTGTGATGGGATTTCTGGCCACTGGCCTGTCCCGCTATGTACAATTACCCTGGGGCCTTTGCGTCGATGGGTTGATCGCCTTGACCTACCTCGCCTTATTCTTTAAAGGATTTGAGACCAAACTCAAATGGAGGAACGCAAAATCTGGCCTGACGCTAGTTACCGTGCTCTGGATGGTCTACGTACTCTTTCAATTGATAAACCCGGAGGCCGTTAGCCTGGAAGCCTGGTTCTATGCCATGCGCGGATTGGCCATGTACCAGTGGCTGCTGATCCCTTTGGCCTTCCTGCTGTTTAACAAACCTCGGGATCTCAAGATCTTTTTCTGGATCTGGGGGATCTTGTCTGTCCTTGGAACACTGAAGGGCTTTCAACAGTTCTTCCTAGGTGTAGATCCTTGGGAACAGAATTGGTTGAACCAGGGAGGAGCAGAGACCCATGTCCTTTTTAGCAAACTGAGAATATTCTCCTTCTATTCAGATGCCGGGCAGTTCGGTGCCTCCCAAGGACATACGGCTGTCGTATTTGGTATCCTGGCCTTGTTTAACAGGCACAACCATCGTCTGCGAATGTTCTTTGTGGCAGTGGCCCTGGCCGGTCTGGTGGGAATGGTGATCTCCGGAACCCGGGGAGCCCTGGCTGTTCCGGCCATAGGAGGGATCGTCTTTTTGATCCTTAGAAAGAACCTGCCCATACTGATACTGGGCGGATTACTGGGAGTGGGTGTCTATATCTTTTTTGCCCATACCAATATTGGACAGGGCAATGCGGAGATCCGGAGGATGCGGACAGCCTTCGACCCCAACGAGGCCTCACTGCAGGTCAGACTGGACAATCAGAAAAAACTAAGCGGCTACCTAGCATCCAGACCCTTTGGCGGAGGCGTCGGATCAGCCGGGAATTGGGGGCAACGCTTTACCCCACATACCTTCCTGGCCAATACAGCTACCGACAGCTGGTATGTCATGATCTGGGCCGAGACCGGTGCTGTAGGCCTAAGTATCTACCTGATCATCATCTTGTCGATCTTGGTCAAAGGGGCCTATCACGTGATGGCGAAAATCAAAGATCCGTGGCTCAATACCCAAATAACGGCCCTCGTTTGTGGAATGGCCGGAATCATGGCGGCCTCCTATGGTAATGGGGTGTTTGGACAATTCCCGACCGGTATTCTGATGTACCTGGGGATGGTCTTTATGTTCCTGGCCCCAAAGTGGGAGAAGCAGTACCGGAACACCTTGAAAAAGCAGCTGTATTAA
- a CDS encoding sugar transferase: MKLLYIGNDLSFYKSSIQDMNMKIVQAPNGFEAMQLLDTERSVHVILCEYELPGNHGLFFHQKMQEKSSNLMIPFILVQQAFNPLIFREAREAGVSDYFVKAVSEASQIIKRALSLASRNPKHNESAPTDNPRMKVPLSKRLFDIVFASCALLVATPLLTVIMLAIRLESKGKVYYIAKRVGRKTFDFYKLRSMRQGSDQLIKQLAVKNNQYNTELTQPEEDLGSCPLCAKLPEETNCSPVMYIEDEQICEHWHAERSRRAAEAQSTFIKIENDPRITRVGKFIRNTSIDELPQLLNVIKGDMSIVGNRPLPIYEAELLTEDMMSKRFLAPAGITGLWQVELRGRGGVMSEEDRIALDNSYADKFIHNNYSVWYDIKLILRTIPALLQRDTV, translated from the coding sequence ATGAAACTGCTATACATAGGAAATGACCTGAGCTTCTACAAATCATCCATACAGGATATGAACATGAAGATCGTGCAGGCTCCAAACGGATTCGAAGCTATGCAACTACTGGATACTGAACGAAGTGTCCACGTGATCCTCTGCGAGTATGAGCTCCCGGGAAACCACGGTCTCTTTTTCCACCAGAAGATGCAAGAGAAGAGCAGTAATCTAATGATCCCCTTCATCCTTGTGCAACAGGCCTTCAATCCGCTCATTTTCCGGGAAGCTCGGGAAGCAGGTGTCAGCGACTATTTCGTAAAAGCCGTTAGCGAGGCTTCGCAAATCATTAAGCGCGCCTTATCATTGGCCAGCCGAAACCCGAAACATAACGAGTCTGCTCCAACAGACAACCCACGAATGAAAGTACCCTTGAGTAAACGGCTTTTCGATATCGTATTTGCGTCTTGCGCACTACTGGTGGCCACTCCATTGCTGACGGTAATCATGTTAGCTATCCGACTGGAATCCAAAGGAAAGGTGTACTACATAGCCAAACGGGTTGGACGTAAAACCTTCGATTTCTATAAACTCCGCTCCATGCGACAAGGTTCGGACCAACTGATCAAACAACTGGCCGTAAAGAACAACCAATACAATACAGAATTGACTCAACCCGAAGAGGACCTGGGGAGCTGTCCCCTATGTGCAAAATTACCCGAAGAAACGAACTGTTCTCCTGTTATGTATATCGAAGACGAACAGATCTGCGAGCATTGGCATGCGGAGCGCAGCCGTCGAGCGGCTGAGGCCCAATCCACCTTTATTAAGATCGAGAATGACCCCCGTATCACCCGGGTGGGTAAATTCATCCGGAATACCAGCATCGACGAATTACCCCAACTACTGAACGTGATCAAAGGGGACATGTCCATAGTTGGCAATAGACCCCTACCCATTTACGAAGCTGAACTTCTGACCGAAGACATGATGTCCAAACGCTTTCTTGCACCTGCAGGCATCACAGGCCTTTGGCAGGTAGAACTGAGAGGACGAGGTGGTGTGATGTCCGAAGAGGATCGAATCGCCCTGGACAATAGTTATGCCGATAAGTTCATACATAACAATTACTCCGTCTGGTACGACATCAAACTCATCTTACGCACCATCCCTGCTCTACTGCAGCGAGATACGGTTTAA
- a CDS encoding DUF2461 domain-containing protein, which translates to MSFAHLFDFLERLQANNHKAWMDEHRKEYMAVRDFFIDWLEDMNQQLAAIDPDYFDTPGRKAINRINNNLLYHPNRPVYKDHFGAGLDQVSKQGDFYIELGVNESFVGGGYWHPSSKALASIREAIDYNGEELQAILDKPSFKKMFQVVDPEPLSRPPKGFDKDHPHIELLKRTNFAVFRPFSQKQISGKDFQQEVIKTYMELLSFRRYLNQAVSV; encoded by the coding sequence ATGAGTTTTGCCCATCTCTTCGATTTTTTAGAACGTTTACAGGCCAATAACCACAAGGCCTGGATGGACGAGCACCGCAAGGAGTACATGGCGGTCAGGGATTTCTTTATTGACTGGTTGGAGGACATGAACCAGCAACTGGCGGCCATCGATCCGGATTATTTCGATACCCCGGGAAGGAAGGCCATCAATCGGATCAACAATAATTTGCTCTATCACCCTAACCGCCCGGTCTACAAGGATCACTTTGGCGCAGGCCTGGATCAGGTGAGTAAACAGGGGGATTTTTATATCGAACTGGGGGTGAACGAGAGTTTTGTCGGCGGAGGTTATTGGCATCCGTCTTCCAAAGCCTTGGCCAGCATTCGCGAAGCTATAGACTACAATGGAGAGGAGCTACAAGCAATATTGGATAAGCCTTCATTTAAAAAGATGTTCCAGGTGGTAGATCCTGAACCACTTAGCCGACCACCCAAGGGTTTTGACAAGGATCATCCTCATATCGAGCTTTTAAAACGCACGAATTTTGCCGTCTTCCGTCCCTTTAGCCAGAAGCAGATCTCAGGGAAAGATTTTCAACAAGAGGTGATCAAGACCTATATGGAATTGCTGTCCTTTAGGAGATATTTAAACCAGGCCGTCAGCGTGTAG
- a CDS encoding 3-deoxy-D-manno-octulosonic acid transferase codes for MRLLYNFLTYLTVPILWLAGVFSPKMGEFMRGRKGVFQKLENGLAPNKKTIWFHCASLGEFEQGVPIMEALRKELPNYQILVTFFSPSGFTIKKDTPSQMP; via the coding sequence ATGCGGCTGCTCTACAACTTCCTGACCTATCTGACAGTCCCCATCCTTTGGCTGGCCGGAGTTTTTAGCCCCAAGATGGGGGAGTTTATGCGCGGCCGAAAAGGGGTTTTCCAAAAGTTGGAGAACGGCCTGGCCCCCAACAAAAAGACGATCTGGTTTCACTGTGCCTCCTTGGGCGAATTTGAACAAGGTGTTCCCATCATGGAAGCCCTGAGAAAAGAACTACCCAATTATCAGATCCTAGTCACCTTCTTTTCACCATCGGGCTTCACCATTAAAAAAGATACCCCCTCGCAGATGCCGTGA
- a CDS encoding 3-deoxy-D-manno-octulosonic acid transferase — MIYLPLDTRANARRLVELVDPAIAIFVKYEFWPNYLFELEKRSIPAILVSGLFRKDQAFFKWHGGLLRKALGTMEHYFVQDQHSSRLLAELGQKNITVSGDTRFDRVSHQIEQDNQLDFADEFVKGQLCLVGGSTWPEDMAVLLPFLNQTNNIKTILAPHTMDKDKIDAMVSSLDKKVIRYSEREGKNLADYQVLIVDTIGLLSRLYSYGDIAYVGGGMGTSGLHNILEAATFGVPIVIGKNYQKFPEAVKLEDIAGLHTVKNAEECSDILTKLTTDRQFREKTGMICGHYVNSNTGATETVMAYLRKLHADGLV; from the coding sequence GTGATCTATCTACCCCTGGACACCCGGGCCAACGCAAGACGCTTAGTGGAGTTGGTCGATCCGGCCATCGCCATTTTTGTGAAATACGAGTTCTGGCCTAACTACCTTTTCGAGCTGGAAAAGCGAAGCATCCCGGCGATATTGGTTTCCGGTCTCTTTAGAAAAGATCAGGCCTTCTTTAAGTGGCATGGTGGACTGCTTAGAAAAGCGCTAGGCACCATGGAACATTATTTTGTGCAGGACCAGCATTCGTCCAGATTGTTGGCAGAATTAGGACAAAAGAATATTACCGTTAGCGGGGATACTCGCTTTGACCGGGTCTCTCATCAAATTGAACAGGACAACCAGCTGGATTTTGCCGATGAGTTCGTCAAGGGTCAACTCTGCCTGGTGGGAGGTAGTACCTGGCCGGAGGATATGGCGGTATTGCTGCCCTTCCTAAACCAAACCAACAATATAAAGACCATTCTGGCTCCCCATACTATGGACAAGGATAAGATCGATGCCATGGTATCCTCTCTGGACAAAAAAGTGATCCGTTACTCGGAAAGGGAAGGTAAAAACCTGGCTGATTACCAAGTACTGATCGTCGACACCATTGGTCTTCTCTCCCGGCTCTATTCCTACGGAGACATTGCCTATGTGGGAGGAGGCATGGGTACTTCTGGCCTACACAACATCCTAGAAGCCGCCACCTTTGGCGTCCCCATCGTCATTGGGAAGAATTATCAGAAGTTCCCCGAGGCAGTTAAGCTGGAAGATATAGCCGGATTACACACGGTTAAGAATGCGGAAGAATGCAGTGATATCCTGACCAAACTGACCACCGATAGACAGTTTAGGGAAAAGACAGGAATGATCTGCGGCCACTATGTGAATTCCAATACCGGGGCCACAGAAACGGTGATGGCCTATTTGCGCAAGCTACACGCTGACGGCCTGGTTTAA
- a CDS encoding acyltransferase family protein, which translates to MNLRKQLSSLRLQRVSNHRYIAELDGLRFIAIISVVLFHSNGRLREYFQIEYPFVSDFLRSGFFGVEIFFAISGYILSLHILKSESFRYGDYLKRRVLRIEPPFIIAMLLQYCLLMITKPGIREDMTRSLLHVLTYTSNFIGENLINGITWSLEIEVQFYLILPLILLLRYLKTPVFIISLLVLGLLSMNLNNYIEFKFITKFFNYFLVGIFIAILQTRKIKIRTHFPGFNIILVFGIFLLSMKGLQDWIPTHVINIVRLLFMLILFNNVLILKSGIRFFKIRFVALFGGMCYTIYLYHIIVLSAFSRLILPQIRDLIASDSLFYWLGLSLMVIFSLFLSVIPYVLFERPFMYRDWPKRMLVLLGLGKKSD; encoded by the coding sequence GTGAATCTGAGAAAACAACTTTCGTCTCTCCGTTTACAGCGCGTATCTAATCATCGATACATCGCAGAACTAGATGGATTGCGCTTTATTGCTATTATCAGTGTTGTCCTTTTTCACTCCAATGGAAGATTAAGGGAATATTTTCAAATTGAGTACCCCTTCGTTTCCGATTTTTTGCGCTCGGGTTTTTTTGGTGTAGAAATTTTCTTTGCGATTTCAGGTTATATCCTGTCCTTACATATTCTTAAATCCGAAAGTTTTAGGTACGGAGATTATCTAAAAAGGAGAGTCCTAAGAATAGAGCCACCTTTTATAATTGCCATGTTATTGCAGTACTGCTTGTTGATGATCACCAAACCTGGCATTCGAGAAGATATGACCAGATCGTTGCTGCATGTACTCACTTATACCTCAAATTTTATAGGGGAGAATTTAATCAACGGTATAACATGGTCATTGGAAATAGAAGTACAGTTTTATCTTATTTTGCCTCTCATTCTTTTACTTCGCTATCTTAAGACTCCCGTATTCATTATCTCACTGTTAGTTCTGGGATTGCTGTCTATGAATCTGAATAATTATATAGAGTTCAAATTCATCACGAAGTTCTTCAATTACTTTCTCGTTGGAATATTCATCGCAATCCTTCAAACCAGGAAAATTAAAATAAGGACGCATTTCCCGGGATTCAACATTATTCTCGTTTTTGGAATTTTTCTCTTGTCCATGAAGGGATTACAGGATTGGATCCCAACTCATGTCATCAATATCGTACGACTGTTATTCATGTTGATCCTTTTTAACAATGTACTGATCCTTAAATCCGGAATCCGATTTTTTAAAATACGCTTTGTTGCCTTATTCGGGGGAATGTGTTATACCATCTATTTGTACCACATTATTGTCTTATCCGCTTTTTCCAGACTCATCCTACCTCAGATTAGAGATCTCATAGCCTCAGACAGCCTCTTTTATTGGTTAGGCCTCAGTCTGATGGTCATTTTTTCATTGTTTTTATCTGTCATCCCTTATGTACTCTTTGAACGACCATTTATGTACAGGGATTGGCCCAAGCGAATGCTCGTGCTTCTTGGTTTGGGAAAGAAGAGTGATTAA
- a CDS encoding TolC family protein: MKIKFTICCILLSGIYFFGFAQPMPQEATTPALDLILPDLDVFVDGALAKNGMLNYRKLDLEVRESDVKTQRRLWTQNMGIRGDVRYGTFNNFVTNVEGVNNSAITTFSEQINYGIGLYIQLPIFDIFNTNNQTKRAKVQVSQAQSLVEDQQLIIRELVIRQYEDLQLKFELLKIHSTNYGNAKVNMEMVEKEFRNGQLIVYEYVRLGDITARIQTDYEKAKSDYLLAKQVLENTSGISIQ; this comes from the coding sequence ATGAAAATCAAGTTCACCATTTGCTGCATACTGCTAAGCGGAATTTACTTTTTCGGCTTTGCACAGCCGATGCCGCAGGAGGCTACTACCCCAGCACTGGATCTGATCCTTCCGGATCTGGATGTATTTGTTGACGGAGCCTTGGCCAAGAATGGGATGCTGAACTACCGAAAATTGGATCTCGAGGTTCGGGAATCTGATGTAAAGACCCAACGTCGCCTCTGGACCCAGAATATGGGAATACGAGGAGACGTCCGATACGGTACATTCAACAATTTTGTTACCAATGTAGAGGGAGTAAACAACTCGGCCATCACCACCTTCAGTGAGCAGATCAACTACGGAATTGGCCTGTACATCCAGCTCCCGATCTTCGACATCTTCAACACGAACAACCAGACCAAACGCGCGAAAGTACAAGTGTCTCAGGCCCAAAGCCTGGTCGAGGATCAACAGCTCATCATTCGTGAATTGGTCATTCGTCAATACGAAGACCTGCAACTCAAGTTTGAGCTACTCAAGATACACTCTACTAACTACGGTAATGCCAAGGTCAACATGGAAATGGTAGAGAAAGAATTCCGCAATGGCCAGTTGATCGTCTACGAATACGTCCGCCTGGGAGACATTACCGCGAGAATCCAAACCGATTATGAAAAAGCCAAATCTGATTATCTCCTGGCCAAGCAGGTCTTGGAGAATACCTCTGGCATAAGCATACAATGA
- a CDS encoding phosphoribosyltransferase family protein, with product MNYKAIKDLNEIILKKLHLIPRNIDLIVGVPRSGMLPANLLALYLNRPYTDIDSFLSGHIYKAGARGQFINISEIKKVLVVDDSIASGSAMKEVRHKLAQLEGDFQISYAAVYVVPGKEKEVDFSFESVATPRYFQWNIFNHSSLEKSCFDIDGVLCVDPTDEQNDDGEKYREFLLNAEPLYIPGSKLGTLVTSRLEKYRKETETWLDKHNIEYDKLVMLDLPNAKARQRANNHGQHKAKHYLEAPFKLFVESDLHQAMEINRISKKPVFCTANFEMVYHSQSLVYNLKSGKYLPFVRKIALKLRDIIQGNSLTTAPTESRSFSSIK from the coding sequence ATGAATTACAAAGCCATTAAAGACCTCAATGAGATCATCCTCAAAAAACTACATCTGATCCCTCGAAATATCGATCTGATCGTAGGGGTGCCACGCAGCGGAATGCTACCAGCTAATTTGCTGGCCCTCTACCTCAACAGGCCATATACGGATATCGATTCTTTTCTCTCAGGCCACATATACAAGGCTGGTGCCCGCGGACAATTCATTAACATTTCAGAGATCAAGAAGGTATTGGTGGTCGATGACAGCATCGCCTCGGGATCGGCCATGAAGGAAGTCAGGCACAAACTGGCTCAGCTGGAAGGTGACTTTCAGATCAGTTACGCCGCTGTTTATGTGGTTCCCGGGAAGGAGAAAGAAGTGGACTTTAGTTTTGAATCTGTTGCCACACCGCGCTACTTCCAGTGGAACATCTTTAACCACAGTAGCCTGGAAAAATCCTGTTTTGACATAGACGGGGTGTTGTGTGTAGATCCTACCGACGAGCAGAATGACGACGGAGAAAAATACCGGGAGTTCCTGCTAAATGCCGAGCCCCTGTATATCCCGGGAAGCAAACTGGGAACCTTAGTCACCTCTCGTTTGGAGAAATACCGAAAAGAGACAGAGACCTGGTTAGATAAGCACAACATCGAATATGACAAGCTGGTCATGCTAGACCTGCCGAACGCCAAGGCTCGTCAACGGGCCAATAACCACGGACAGCACAAGGCCAAACACTACCTGGAGGCTCCGTTCAAACTATTTGTGGAAAGCGACCTCCACCAAGCCATGGAGATTAACCGAATTTCCAAGAAGCCTGTCTTCTGTACGGCCAATTTCGAGATGGTGTACCACTCACAATCCCTGGTTTACAATTTAAAGAGCGGAAAGTACCTGCCCTTTGTGCGCAAGATCGCACTCAAGTTGCGGGATATCATCCAAGGAAACTCCTTAACCACTGCTCCTACCGAGAGCCGGTCATTTAGTTCCATCAAATAA
- a CDS encoding response regulator, producing the protein MKKRILAIDDEQTIGVILENFLAEDYEVITKRSGAEALDWLETLLPDLIISDIQMEPMDGFQLLQEIRTIGYMRHTPVIMLSGRTESSERIKCYQMGAQDYLTKPFNPEELKEVVKKNLFPIHFAASW; encoded by the coding sequence ATGAAAAAACGAATCTTAGCCATAGACGACGAGCAAACCATCGGCGTGATCCTGGAGAACTTTCTGGCAGAAGATTACGAGGTTATTACCAAACGCTCTGGAGCCGAAGCGCTGGACTGGTTGGAGACCCTGTTGCCAGACCTCATCATCAGTGATATTCAAATGGAACCTATGGACGGTTTCCAATTACTGCAAGAGATAAGAACCATCGGATACATGCGACACACCCCCGTGATCATGTTATCTGGACGAACCGAAAGTTCGGAGCGTATCAAGTGCTACCAGATGGGCGCACAGGATTATCTCACCAAGCCCTTCAACCCGGAGGAACTGAAAGAAGTCGTAAAAAAGAATCTTTTCCCCATCCATTTTGCGGCCAGCTGGTAA
- a CDS encoding lipopolysaccharide biosynthesis protein, whose translation MIRFGITSIGLVRFLSGANRKETEALIGANVVIGLVASVLVAILLWTIDANLGEQIVGTGFELFFRYYPIMILVNLPWNNAVSILQAQMGFGRILLIKAINSGLFFSCLLVHLLIQPLSLDQLIGCLIAVNALASTVTVVKGWDGLAIIGRTSKKAINTLLNFGKYTTFTLIGTNLLRNADTFLISLSPLGPAAVALYSIPLKLTELQQIPLRSFVATAFPKMSKASGTGNIAGLKKLFYSYSGALSILFATGSILTFLFADLLVLILSGSQYAGTDPITGFNAADILRVFSIYGLLLPLDRMTGIALDSINKPQINAVKVALMVLLNIIGDLIAIFVFESLMLVAVATILFTLMGILLGMYFLNKQIELRYNPIWKSGFAFYHSGWKNMVSKIRKNSIPNTTTDIR comes from the coding sequence ATGATCCGCTTTGGCATAACCAGCATTGGTCTGGTCCGGTTTCTCTCCGGTGCAAATCGGAAAGAGACGGAGGCCTTAATTGGTGCTAATGTGGTCATTGGGCTGGTTGCTTCTGTACTGGTTGCCATCCTTTTGTGGACCATCGACGCCAACTTGGGTGAGCAGATCGTCGGAACCGGTTTTGAACTATTCTTTCGGTACTACCCCATTATGATCCTGGTCAATCTGCCCTGGAACAATGCAGTTAGCATCCTTCAAGCCCAAATGGGTTTTGGCAGAATACTCCTGATCAAGGCCATAAACAGCGGATTGTTCTTTAGCTGTTTATTGGTGCATCTGTTGATACAACCACTGAGCCTGGACCAACTGATCGGTTGCCTGATCGCTGTAAATGCCCTGGCCTCCACGGTCACCGTGGTCAAAGGTTGGGATGGTCTGGCCATAATCGGCCGAACCAGCAAAAAGGCCATAAACACCCTCTTGAACTTTGGGAAATACACCACCTTTACTTTGATCGGGACCAATTTGCTCCGAAACGCAGACACCTTCCTGATCAGCTTGAGTCCGCTGGGACCCGCAGCTGTAGCCCTCTATAGCATCCCTTTAAAACTGACCGAATTGCAGCAGATCCCTTTGCGAAGTTTTGTAGCAACTGCTTTCCCAAAGATGTCCAAAGCCAGTGGAACAGGAAATATCGCCGGACTGAAAAAATTATTCTACAGCTACTCTGGTGCTCTGAGCATACTCTTTGCCACCGGAAGTATTTTGACCTTTCTGTTTGCCGATCTCCTGGTATTGATCCTGTCCGGCAGTCAATATGCAGGAACTGACCCTATAACCGGTTTTAATGCAGCTGATATCCTGCGTGTATTTTCGATCTACGGATTATTGCTGCCTTTGGACCGTATGACCGGTATTGCACTGGACAGCATCAACAAGCCTCAGATCAACGCCGTTAAAGTGGCTTTAATGGTGTTATTGAACATCATTGGAGACCTCATCGCCATCTTCGTTTTTGAGTCGCTTATGCTAGTGGCGGTGGCTACCATCCTCTTCACGCTGATGGGAATACTGCTAGGCATGTATTTTTTGAACAAGCAAATTGAGTTGCGTTACAACCCCATTTGGAAGTCCGGTTTTGCATTCTATCATTCAGGTTGGAAAAACATGGTTTCCAAAATTCGCAAAAACTCGATCCCTAACACAACAACTGATATCCGATGA